A DNA window from Sphingomonas changnyeongensis contains the following coding sequences:
- a CDS encoding DUF885 family protein encodes MAALRFKLRHALALALAVTGAVSLPAPVLAATAVADQAGPPAGQGSYGDLLALWSDFLAWRDAPAASQDFSAAAVAARRTAIAGYLRRMEDMNVASWDRSRRADWLAARSKMDEVNFLLNVSKPWERDPGFYVDQMLEVTFTTLPVKGEALARLQADLRAIPLLVARAKTQLRDIPGDYADLALHNLSNADGVGHGHPYRKVPPAGVIGWYDDLEARARTAQPALLKDIRAARAAALDMKAWLTAGRPQMTALAGVGKANFDWYLKNVKLLPYTADQLMVLGDRETKRLWSIHALEEHRNRKLPRLTLPQSEAEYEARRAETDKRIRAFLTGEEIITIPSDIGELYVNVPWIVRPKGPNFWEQVQYRDPSPDWLHATIPGHAFDGQMAKRDTHPIRGRISDGVRAEGWAVYLEEGAQRLGLFEDTPRVRELIDIFGIFRAVRIAGDVKLQLNQAKVADIVREWQAWTPWLDPDVARVDAEIYLRRPPGYGLGYTVGMIEMQKLLADVRHQQGDAFVLRDFHDRIMTIGRIPMSLIRYDMTGYDDEVRQFWRRDPLPGS; translated from the coding sequence ATGGCTGCTCTGCGCTTCAAACTGCGGCACGCGCTCGCGCTTGCCCTGGCTGTGACCGGGGCGGTGTCCCTGCCGGCACCGGTGCTGGCGGCGACTGCGGTCGCCGATCAGGCCGGACCGCCGGCCGGGCAGGGCAGCTATGGTGACCTGCTCGCGCTCTGGTCGGACTTTCTGGCCTGGCGCGACGCCCCGGCGGCCTCGCAGGATTTCAGTGCTGCCGCCGTGGCTGCGCGGCGCACCGCCATCGCCGGCTATCTGCGCCGGATGGAGGACATGAATGTCGCCAGCTGGGACCGGTCGCGGCGTGCCGACTGGCTGGCGGCGCGCAGCAAGATGGACGAGGTCAACTTCCTGCTGAACGTGTCAAAGCCATGGGAGCGTGATCCCGGCTTTTATGTCGATCAGATGCTGGAGGTGACGTTCACGACGCTGCCGGTGAAGGGTGAGGCGCTTGCCCGGCTGCAGGCCGATCTGCGCGCGATCCCGCTGCTTGTCGCCCGCGCCAAGACGCAGCTCAGGGACATCCCCGGCGACTACGCCGATCTGGCGCTGCACAACCTGTCCAATGCCGATGGCGTCGGCCATGGCCACCCGTATCGCAAGGTTCCGCCGGCGGGGGTGATCGGCTGGTATGACGATCTGGAGGCGCGGGCGCGCACCGCGCAGCCGGCGCTGCTCAAGGACATTCGCGCCGCCCGTGCCGCCGCGCTCGACATGAAGGCGTGGCTGACCGCCGGGCGGCCGCAGATGACCGCGCTCGCCGGTGTCGGCAAGGCGAACTTCGACTGGTATCTGAAGAATGTGAAGCTGCTGCCCTATACGGCGGACCAGCTGATGGTGCTTGGCGACCGCGAGACCAAGCGGCTCTGGTCGATCCATGCGCTTGAGGAACATCGCAACCGCAAGCTGCCCCGGCTGACGCTGCCGCAGTCCGAGGCCGAATATGAAGCGCGCCGGGCGGAAACCGACAAGCGCATCCGCGCCTTTCTGACCGGTGAGGAGATCATCACCATCCCGAGCGACATTGGCGAGCTTTACGTCAATGTGCCGTGGATCGTGCGCCCCAAGGGGCCGAATTTCTGGGAACAGGTGCAGTATCGCGATCCCAGCCCCGACTGGCTGCACGCGACGATCCCCGGCCACGCCTTTGACGGGCAGATGGCCAAGCGCGACACCCATCCGATCCGCGGCCGGATCAGCGACGGCGTGCGCGCCGAGGGCTGGGCCGTCTATCTGGAGGAAGGCGCGCAGCGTCTGGGCCTGTTCGAGGACACGCCCCGCGTGCGCGAGCTGATCGACATTTTCGGCATTTTCCGCGCCGTGCGGATCGCCGGCGACGTGAAGCTGCAGCTCAACCAGGCCAAGGTCGCCGACATCGTGCGCGAATGGCAGGCCTGGACGCCCTGGCTTGATCCCGACGTCGCGCGGGTCGATGCCGAAATCTATCTGCGCCGGCCGCCCGGCTATGGCCTTGGCTATACGGTCGGCATGATCGAGATGCAGAAGCTGCTGGCCGATGTCCGTCACCAGCAGGGTGACGCGTTCGTGCTCAGGGATTTCCACGACCGCATCATGACCATCGGCCGCATCCCGATGTCGCTCATCCGCTATGACATGAC
- a CDS encoding TonB-dependent receptor domain-containing protein has product MVSSKQGGSGIRRFTLRASLLASTLAGVFAGTPALAQDAAPPQTASTDTVNSDIVITGSRLQRRDLVANSPITTVGAETLQAQGAVTLEQSLNQFPQLVPDTTSSTNQSGGSGILSVDLRSLGAVRTLVLVDGRRFMPGDVTGLTDLALIPDLMIERAEIITGGASAVYGSDAVAGAVNFVLKRNFEGVAAQYQYGEADRGDGASHKADLLLGANVSEGRGNITGYFSYTTRNSVLMGDRAFSANPVLADAQGRFQPFGSGNIPGGLIGINSTQIPQLTGVPDLNNASGACPVANVGIRFGAQGEPLPFCRPRDQFNYAAPNFLLRPLERYQAALNARYEIAPNVELYSQFFYGKKVNSFQQAAEAVNPSSSGQQAGTVLIPNADTNPLFTPVQRAFFAANRGFFDPDGDGVFTLRNVGRRFEEFGPRTVEFTTDAFMISTGLRGSLDLFGNSWRWDTFYQYARTDERQVRFNLLSRSRTTAGLDVVVVNGQPACRNREIPGCIPVNIFGTQTLTPAQANFLSVNTSTDSRFTREVAGGTLAGDLFDLPAGAVATAFGVEYRRDGFSITPDEVALSNDLAAINVAPIVNSGAFTVKEVFGEIRIPVLKDLPLIQSLALEGAVRFSDYSTIGSVVTWKGAVDWEITDWARFRGNYSRAIRAPNLNELFAPVSQGFIGGRDPCVRTSNPTAAQKQVCLAQGVPAQFIDTLEVAQSQGFDVQSGGNINLREETADTLTLGLVFTPMRGLSVTLDYFDITVKNAISQVDAQTLVNNCFTTLDTQGQSCQAITRNSSGNILSVRAPLLNIAERQVRGLDVGVNYTSATPWLNFWAEDSRLTVQFVGSFQFKDSNIPLPGVASVECAGFYGGPCSSDAVRITPDFRAFAGLTYTSGPVTINNQLRYIDDLELSPLSPPTQSGTLGAETYWDLSVRAKVYKNIELFGGINNVLDNQPPVMGFAAGGDSNTNPQLYDVIGRQYFIGASLKF; this is encoded by the coding sequence ATGGTCAGTTCCAAACAAGGCGGCAGCGGGATCCGGCGCTTCACTCTTCGCGCCAGCCTGCTCGCATCCACGCTTGCCGGTGTGTTCGCCGGGACGCCGGCGCTGGCGCAGGACGCCGCGCCGCCCCAGACCGCCAGCACGGACACCGTGAACAGCGATATCGTCATCACCGGATCGCGCCTCCAGCGCCGCGACCTGGTGGCCAACAGCCCGATCACCACGGTCGGGGCCGAAACCCTGCAGGCGCAGGGCGCGGTGACCCTGGAACAGTCGCTGAACCAGTTTCCGCAGCTCGTGCCCGACACGACGAGCAGCACCAACCAGAGCGGCGGCTCGGGCATTCTGTCCGTCGACCTGCGCAGCCTTGGCGCGGTCCGCACGCTCGTGCTGGTCGATGGCCGCCGCTTCATGCCGGGCGACGTCACCGGCCTCACCGATCTGGCGCTGATCCCCGACCTGATGATCGAGCGCGCCGAAATCATCACCGGCGGTGCCTCGGCCGTCTATGGTTCGGACGCGGTCGCAGGTGCCGTCAACTTCGTCCTCAAGCGCAACTTCGAGGGCGTGGCCGCGCAATATCAATATGGCGAGGCGGACCGCGGCGACGGGGCGTCGCACAAGGCCGACCTGCTGCTCGGCGCCAATGTCTCCGAAGGGCGCGGCAACATCACCGGCTATTTCTCCTACACCACGCGCAACAGCGTGCTGATGGGCGACCGCGCCTTTTCGGCCAATCCAGTGCTGGCCGACGCGCAGGGGCGCTTCCAGCCCTTCGGCTCGGGCAACATTCCCGGCGGCCTGATCGGCATCAACAGCACCCAGATTCCGCAGCTGACCGGCGTGCCTGACCTGAACAATGCCAGCGGCGCGTGCCCGGTTGCCAATGTCGGCATCCGCTTCGGCGCGCAGGGCGAGCCCTTGCCCTTCTGCCGCCCGCGCGATCAGTTTAACTATGCCGCGCCCAATTTCCTGTTGCGCCCGCTCGAGCGGTATCAGGCGGCACTCAACGCGCGCTATGAAATCGCGCCGAATGTCGAGCTCTACAGCCAGTTCTTCTACGGCAAGAAGGTCAACTCGTTCCAGCAGGCGGCCGAGGCGGTCAACCCGTCCAGCTCGGGCCAGCAGGCCGGCACGGTCCTGATCCCCAATGCCGACACCAACCCGCTGTTCACCCCGGTTCAGCGGGCGTTTTTCGCCGCCAATCGCGGCTTTTTCGATCCCGATGGCGACGGCGTGTTCACGCTGCGCAACGTCGGCCGCCGGTTCGAGGAATTCGGCCCGCGCACCGTCGAGTTCACCACCGACGCCTTCATGATCTCGACCGGGCTGCGCGGCAGTCTCGATCTGTTCGGCAACAGCTGGCGGTGGGATACCTTCTATCAATATGCCCGCACCGATGAACGGCAGGTGCGGTTCAACCTGCTGTCGCGCTCGCGCACCACGGCGGGCCTCGATGTGGTGGTAGTGAACGGCCAGCCCGCCTGCCGCAATCGCGAGATTCCGGGCTGTATCCCGGTCAACATCTTCGGCACCCAGACGCTGACGCCGGCCCAGGCGAACTTCCTGAGCGTCAACACCTCGACCGACAGCCGCTTCACCCGCGAAGTCGCCGGCGGCACGCTGGCGGGCGACCTGTTCGACCTGCCGGCGGGCGCGGTGGCGACGGCGTTCGGCGTCGAATATCGCCGCGACGGGTTTTCGATCACGCCCGACGAAGTCGCGCTGAGCAACGATCTGGCGGCGATCAACGTCGCGCCGATCGTCAACTCCGGTGCGTTTACGGTCAAGGAAGTGTTCGGTGAAATCCGCATCCCGGTGCTGAAGGACCTGCCGCTGATCCAGTCGCTGGCGCTTGAGGGCGCGGTGCGCTTCTCCGATTATTCGACGATCGGCAGCGTCGTGACCTGGAAGGGCGCGGTCGACTGGGAAATTACCGACTGGGCGCGGTTCCGCGGCAATTACAGCCGGGCCATCCGCGCCCCCAATCTGAACGAGCTGTTTGCCCCGGTGTCGCAGGGCTTTATCGGCGGCCGCGACCCGTGCGTGCGCACCAGCAACCCGACCGCCGCGCAGAAACAGGTCTGTCTGGCCCAGGGGGTGCCCGCACAGTTCATCGACACGCTGGAGGTGGCGCAGAGCCAGGGCTTTGACGTCCAGTCGGGCGGCAACATCAATCTGCGCGAGGAAACGGCCGACACGCTGACGCTTGGCCTGGTGTTCACCCCGATGCGCGGCCTGTCGGTCACGCTCGATTATTTCGACATCACCGTCAAAAACGCGATCTCGCAAGTCGATGCACAGACGCTCGTCAACAACTGCTTCACGACGCTCGACACCCAGGGCCAGTCCTGCCAGGCGATCACGCGCAACAGCTCGGGCAACATCCTGTCGGTGCGCGCGCCGCTGCTCAACATCGCCGAACGGCAGGTGCGCGGTCTCGACGTCGGCGTAAACTACACCTCGGCGACCCCGTGGCTGAACTTCTGGGCTGAAGACAGCCGGCTGACCGTCCAGTTCGTCGGGTCGTTCCAGTTCAAGGACAGCAACATCCCGCTGCCCGGCGTCGCCTCGGTCGAGTGCGCGGGCTTTTACGGCGGCCCGTGCTCGAGCGATGCGGTGCGCATCACGCCCGATTTCCGCGCCTTTGCCGGGCTGACCTACACATCGGGGCCGGTCACCATCAACAATCAGCTGCGCTACATCGACGATCTGGAGCTGTCGCCCCTGTCGCCGCCGACACAGAGCGGGACGCTGGGTGCCGAGACCTATTGGGATCTGTCGGTCCGGGCCAAGGTGTACAAGAATATCGAGCTGTTCGGCGGCATCAACAATGTGCTCGACAACCAGCCGCCGGTGATGGGCTTTGCCGCGGGCGGCGACTCCAACACCAACCCGCAGCTCTATGACGTGATCGGCCGCCAGTATTTCATCGGCGCGTCGCTCAAGTTCTGA
- a CDS encoding class I SAM-dependent methyltransferase yields MKRRIPLPPCLELTIFAPFFNPVDAASAVNDCGFFHLFALRTSAEQTAAMRTVAPLRNHVNHIARHAHVIAHSEQNALANRIAPCQTLAMANRAGGSADTGRMMLWSAFWRGSTRDGCTAAFPPAAQQAISAGWQALFAGRPRTTRILDIACGRGAVLAVAAEAGIDSRIGVDLADGDSIGSPDAQILGGVDARHLPFADRSFDLVVSQFGLEYAGLDEAVDEAARVTGGEIAWLLHAAEGAVVQQAREQIAQADWIDHDLGGLTAIARGPAALGPLLSEVIEAARTAANTALLEGFYHHAQALAAQGDPALIDRFAADWREHRARMADLVRAAPDAGMAARACKRLADAGFDVELTDLCSADALVGRWLKGRRRC; encoded by the coding sequence GTGAAGCGCCGGATCCCGCTGCCGCCTTGTTTGGAACTGACCATATTCGCCCCCTTTTTTAATCCTGTTGATGCTGCGTCCGCCGTAAACGACTGCGGCTTTTTCCATTTGTTCGCTTTACGCACATCAGCCGAACAAACTGCCGCTATGCGCACCGTTGCTCCATTACGAAACCATGTCAATCACATTGCGCGCCATGCGCACGTAATTGCGCACAGCGAACAAAATGCACTGGCGAACCGGATCGCACCGTGCCAGACACTGGCCATGGCAAATCGGGCCGGCGGCAGCGCAGACACGGGGCGCATGATGCTCTGGAGCGCCTTCTGGCGCGGCAGCACGCGCGACGGCTGCACCGCCGCCTTCCCACCCGCCGCACAACAGGCGATCAGCGCCGGCTGGCAGGCCCTGTTCGCCGGGCGGCCGCGCACCACCCGGATCCTCGACATTGCGTGCGGGCGCGGCGCGGTGCTGGCCGTCGCGGCAGAGGCCGGGATCGACTCGCGCATCGGTGTCGACCTGGCTGACGGGGACTCAATCGGGTCGCCGGACGCGCAGATTCTGGGGGGCGTCGATGCGCGCCACCTGCCCTTTGCCGACCGCAGCTTCGATCTCGTCGTCAGCCAGTTCGGGCTTGAATATGCCGGGCTGGACGAAGCGGTTGACGAGGCCGCGCGCGTCACCGGCGGCGAGATCGCCTGGCTGCTGCATGCGGCCGAGGGTGCGGTCGTGCAGCAGGCGCGCGAACAGATCGCACAGGCAGACTGGATCGATCATGATCTTGGCGGCCTGACGGCGATCGCGCGCGGCCCGGCTGCTCTGGGCCCGCTGCTCAGCGAGGTGATCGAAGCGGCGCGCACAGCGGCCAACACCGCCCTGCTCGAAGGCTTTTACCATCATGCCCAGGCCCTGGCGGCGCAGGGTGATCCGGCGCTGATCGACCGCTTCGCCGCCGACTGGCGCGAACATCGCGCACGCATGGCCGATCTGGTGCGGGCAGCGCCCGATGCCGGCATGGCCGCCCGGGCCTGCAAAAGGCTGGCCGATGCCGGGTTTGACGTGGAACTGACCGACCTGTGCAGCGCGGATGCGTTGGTCGGACGCTGGTTGAAAGGCCGCAGGCGATGCTGA
- a CDS encoding DUF885 family protein, which yields MKLVILAAMAVLMAPPALAAQPDTLESLFTEWRQLQKGEVRGGAPDFTAPALARQAAALKQLRARLDRLPAAQWSIARKVDRELIRSEMNGLDFDLRVAQPWRRDPAWYISVWTAQSDTPAHEGPVHPMPVELWTYSFPLDAAAQTKLAGELAHIPALLAQARGNLTGNTRDLWKASIVTIGEQLAALEDLQTKVAGGDPALRRAVDAATGATRDFLDWVKAEAPKKTGPSGVGKAEYSWFLKHVQRSPLTWEDEVAILQRELDRAHAALRMEEHRNRALPPLTGAQSPADYDRQARAAVDKYLRFMDERQILTVRDYMKPALLARIGSYVPPEQQNFFHIAMHRAPMTLWTHFYHWWDLANMAADPHPSAIRRGPLLYNVWLSRAEGMATAMEELMLNAGLFDDDPRAREIVWIMQAQRAARGLASLYAQANMIDLDAAMAMQVSRTPNGWMSPNLPLLGFEQQMYLRLPGYGPSYITGKAMIERLITEVAEKRGKDFRVKDFFDELNSYGMIPVPLIRWQMLGATDELDKIGVSDADPIASDRQR from the coding sequence ATGAAGCTTGTCATCTTGGCAGCGATGGCCGTGCTCATGGCACCGCCGGCGCTGGCGGCCCAGCCCGACACGCTGGAGAGCCTGTTCACCGAATGGCGCCAGCTGCAAAAGGGCGAGGTGCGGGGCGGCGCGCCCGATTTCACCGCCCCGGCACTCGCCCGGCAGGCGGCGGCGCTCAAGCAGCTGCGCGCACGGCTCGACAGGCTGCCGGCCGCCCAATGGTCGATCGCCCGCAAGGTCGACCGCGAACTGATCCGTTCGGAGATGAACGGCCTGGATTTCGACCTGCGCGTCGCGCAGCCCTGGCGGCGCGACCCGGCCTGGTACATTTCGGTCTGGACCGCGCAGAGCGATACGCCCGCGCATGAAGGGCCGGTGCATCCGATGCCGGTCGAGCTGTGGACCTACAGCTTCCCGCTCGACGCGGCGGCGCAGACCAAGCTGGCCGGCGAACTGGCGCACATCCCCGCTCTGCTTGCCCAGGCGCGCGGCAACCTGACCGGCAACACCCGCGATCTGTGGAAGGCGAGCATCGTCACCATCGGCGAGCAGCTCGCCGCGCTCGAGGATCTGCAGACGAAGGTCGCCGGCGGCGACCCGGCGCTGCGCCGCGCCGTTGACGCAGCGACCGGCGCAACCCGCGATTTTCTGGACTGGGTGAAGGCCGAAGCGCCGAAGAAAACCGGCCCGTCCGGCGTCGGCAAGGCCGAATATAGCTGGTTCCTCAAGCATGTGCAGCGTTCGCCGCTGACCTGGGAGGACGAGGTCGCGATCCTCCAGCGCGAGCTTGACCGCGCGCACGCCGCACTGCGGATGGAGGAGCATCGCAACCGCGCCCTGCCCCCGCTCACCGGCGCGCAGAGCCCGGCGGACTATGACCGGCAGGCGCGGGCCGCGGTCGACAAATATCTGCGCTTCATGGACGAACGCCAGATCCTGACCGTGCGCGATTACATGAAGCCCGCACTGCTCGCCCGCATCGGCAGCTATGTTCCGCCCGAACAGCAGAACTTCTTCCACATCGCCATGCACCGCGCGCCGATGACGCTGTGGACGCATTTCTATCACTGGTGGGATCTGGCCAACATGGCGGCGGACCCGCATCCGAGCGCGATCCGGCGTGGCCCGCTGCTCTACAATGTCTGGCTGAGCCGGGCTGAGGGCATGGCGACCGCGATGGAAGAGCTGATGCTCAATGCCGGCCTGTTCGACGATGATCCCCGCGCGCGCGAAATCGTGTGGATCATGCAGGCCCAGCGCGCGGCACGCGGTCTCGCCTCGCTCTATGCGCAGGCGAACATGATCGATCTGGATGCCGCCATGGCGATGCAGGTCAGCCGCACGCCCAATGGCTGGATGTCGCCGAACCTGCCGCTGCTCGGCTTTGAACAGCAAATGTATCTGCGCCTGCCGGGCTATGGCCCGAGCTACATCACCGGCAAGGCGATGATCGAACGGCTGATCACCGAGGTCGCGGAGAAGCGCGGCAAGGACTTCCGGGTGAAGGACTTTTTCGACGAGCTGAACAGCTATGGCATGATCCCGGTGCCGCTCATCCGCTGGCAGATGCTCGGCGCGACCGACGAGCTCGACAAGATCGGCGTCAGCGACGCCGATCCGATTGCATCGGATCGGCAACGCTGA
- a CDS encoding polysaccharide deacetylase family protein — MENPPWAIDAGEWRALIGRVRAGQSLQPASWPGNAPFAVALSFDCDHESFEIGGGGRAIGRLAWGEFGRRVGVPRVLAALARHQVPASFFMPALCAEIDPDETRRIVAAGHEVGLHGWVHENNSLLDHATERDLMLRARDVLAPLIGASPAGFRSPNWDLSPHTIAIVEEMGLLYDSSLMADETPYELLLDGRRTGIVEVPVEWLRDDAVYLMFNRTPATRPWMTPDDVHRIFRRELEAAHAEGGLFQLVLHPFVIGYRSRIWMLEALIEQARDLGAWFATHEQVARWCGRSLSPA, encoded by the coding sequence ATGGAAAATCCGCCCTGGGCGATCGATGCGGGGGAATGGCGCGCGCTGATCGGCCGCGTCCGCGCCGGCCAGTCGCTGCAGCCGGCATCCTGGCCGGGCAATGCGCCCTTCGCCGTCGCGCTGTCGTTCGACTGCGACCATGAGTCGTTTGAAATCGGCGGCGGCGGCCGGGCGATCGGCCGGCTGGCCTGGGGCGAGTTTGGCCGCCGCGTCGGCGTGCCGCGTGTCCTCGCGGCACTGGCCCGGCATCAGGTGCCGGCAAGCTTCTTCATGCCGGCTTTGTGCGCCGAGATTGATCCCGATGAAACGCGGCGCATCGTCGCGGCCGGCCATGAGGTCGGCCTGCATGGCTGGGTGCATGAGAATAACAGCCTGCTCGACCATGCTACCGAGCGTGACCTGATGCTGCGCGCGCGCGACGTGCTTGCGCCGCTGATCGGCGCGTCACCGGCGGGCTTCCGTTCGCCCAACTGGGATCTGTCGCCGCACACCATCGCCATCGTCGAGGAAATGGGGCTGCTCTACGACAGTTCGCTGATGGCCGACGAAACCCCCTATGAGCTGCTGCTCGACGGGCGGCGGACCGGGATCGTCGAGGTGCCGGTCGAGTGGCTGCGCGATGATGCCGTCTATCTGATGTTCAACCGCACGCCCGCCACCCGGCCGTGGATGACGCCCGACGATGTCCACCGCATCTTCCGCCGCGAACTGGAAGCAGCCCATGCCGAAGGCGGGCTGTTCCAGCTCGTGCTGCATCCGTTCGTGATCGGCTATCGCTCGCGCATCTGGATGCTCGAGGCGCTGATCGAACAGGCGCGCGACCTGGGGGCGTGGTTTGCCACCCACGAACAGGTCGCGCGCTGGTGCGGACGGAGCCTAAGCCCGGCCTAG
- a CDS encoding DUF885 family protein, whose translation MKTGFLHALATTTMLVASAGAADAASHADLVSLYQSARAAVTIRVLDHAPDVSEAALAARARAAEDAVRRITAMDDSAWPISERVDLMIALAEMRGVAFEHRTLRPWARDPVWWSTLDLGWGPKAPSAFTPPRLPVSDRTARATLAAQLRAIPGVLATARTALVDLRGDLAKLGIAHHRIEARVLRRLAGQLKTHHPELAPSAEAAARASDAFALWLEGRLPHVPAKAGIGKAEFDWYLRHVLLYPWTTDEMMVLGEREWERSMAFLAIEEHEHRGSPMIAPVTSLEAFEALRREADTELLAFLKARKIFTVPDWLTVPPPEGPYIMPANQDPAAPGPFDPPVTRNFFREAEDRDPRSLRAHNLPGHIFDSAYQQRDRRPLRGGERLGFLDSGRLEGWAFYLEEMLLQAGWLDTRPKAREIHYVLQANRAARLRAELLAQANEWSFDEALASLTGRTPKWMELTDDTAIYDMALYLRQPGLGLNYYFGKLQVEQLLAEERHAKGDAFDLTAFHDRFIAAGVIPIALIRWEMTGKDDQVRKMR comes from the coding sequence ATGAAGACAGGTTTTCTCCACGCCCTGGCGACGACGACCATGCTGGTCGCGAGCGCCGGCGCGGCCGACGCCGCCAGCCATGCGGATCTGGTCAGCCTTTACCAGTCGGCGCGCGCGGCGGTGACGATCCGGGTCCTCGACCATGCGCCGGACGTGTCGGAGGCGGCGCTCGCGGCCCGCGCGCGCGCGGCAGAGGATGCGGTCAGGCGGATCACCGCGATGGACGACAGCGCCTGGCCGATCTCCGAACGGGTCGACCTGATGATCGCGCTGGCTGAAATGCGCGGCGTGGCGTTTGAACACCGGACGCTCAGGCCCTGGGCGCGCGATCCGGTCTGGTGGTCGACGCTCGATCTGGGCTGGGGGCCCAAGGCACCAAGCGCCTTCACCCCGCCCCGCCTGCCGGTCAGCGACCGCACCGCGCGCGCGACGCTTGCCGCCCAGCTGCGCGCCATCCCGGGGGTGCTGGCGACCGCGCGAACCGCGCTCGTCGACCTGCGCGGCGATCTGGCGAAGCTCGGCATCGCCCATCACCGGATCGAGGCGCGCGTGCTGCGCCGCCTGGCCGGGCAGCTCAAGACCCACCACCCCGAACTCGCCCCGTCGGCCGAGGCCGCCGCCCGCGCGTCCGACGCATTCGCGCTGTGGCTGGAGGGCCGGCTGCCCCATGTTCCGGCCAAAGCGGGGATCGGCAAGGCCGAGTTCGACTGGTATCTGCGCCACGTCCTTCTCTATCCCTGGACCACCGACGAGATGATGGTGCTCGGCGAGCGCGAATGGGAACGCAGCATGGCGTTCCTGGCGATCGAGGAGCATGAGCATCGCGGCAGCCCGATGATCGCGCCAGTGACGAGCCTCGAGGCCTTCGAGGCGCTGCGCCGGGAGGCGGACACCGAGCTGCTCGCCTTTTTGAAGGCCAGGAAGATCTTCACCGTGCCCGACTGGCTGACCGTGCCGCCGCCCGAGGGCCCCTATATCATGCCCGCCAATCAGGATCCCGCGGCACCCGGCCCGTTCGATCCGCCGGTCACGCGCAATTTCTTCCGCGAGGCCGAGGACCGTGATCCGCGCAGCCTGCGCGCGCACAATCTGCCCGGCCATATCTTTGACAGCGCCTATCAGCAGCGCGACCGGCGTCCGCTGCGCGGGGGCGAGCGACTGGGCTTTCTCGACAGTGGCCGGCTTGAGGGCTGGGCCTTTTATCTGGAGGAAATGCTGCTCCAGGCCGGCTGGCTCGACACCCGGCCCAAGGCGCGCGAGATCCATTATGTGCTACAGGCGAACCGGGCCGCGCGGCTGCGCGCCGAGCTGCTCGCCCAGGCGAATGAATGGAGCTTCGACGAAGCACTCGCCTCGCTGACCGGGCGGACGCCGAAATGGATGGAGCTGACCGACGATACGGCGATCTACGACATGGCGCTCTATCTGCGGCAGCCGGGGCTGGGGCTGAATTATTATTTCGGCAAGCTGCAGGTCGAACAGCTGCTGGCCGAGGAACGCCATGCCAAAGGGGATGCGTTTGACCTGACGGCGTTTCACGACCGTTTCATCGCCGCCGGCGTGATCCCGATCGCGCTCATCCGCTGGGAAATGACCGGCAAGGACGATCAGGTCAGGAAGATGCGCTGA